One stretch of Argiope bruennichi chromosome 3, qqArgBrue1.1, whole genome shotgun sequence DNA includes these proteins:
- the LOC129962778 gene encoding zinc finger protein GFI1 homolog pag-3-like: MVSTLKRFFHRFNDIDSEDPKRPYKCHMCPYAAHTRSNLKNHINAHTGERPYKCSVCGKGFTQKGNMKKHEQQHDERYPLDCNICGKSCDNKVSMQQHMALHFHIQ; encoded by the coding sequence CTCTTAAGAGATTTTTCCATCGTTTCAATGACATTGATTCTGAGGATCCCAAGAGGCCTTACAAGTGTCATATGTGCCCATATGCAGCCCACACAAGAAGCAATCTCAAGAATCACATAAATGCCCACACTGGTGAACGGCCATACAAATGTTCAGTTTGTGGTAAAGGTTTTACTCAGAAAGGGAACATGAAGAAGCATGAACAGCAGCATGATGAACGGTATCCTTTAGATTGTAATATTTGTGGAAAATCCTGTGACAACAAAGTGTCTATGCAGCAACACATGGCTCTCCATTTCCACATTCAGTAA